The Flavobacterium marginilacus genome window below encodes:
- the rocD gene encoding ornithine--oxo-acid transaminase: MEHTAQSLSLKAEVLIEKENKYGAHNYHPLPVVLEKGEGVFVWDVDGKKYFDFLSAYSAVNQGHCHPKIVGAMVEQAQKLTLTSRAFYNDQLGVYEEYVTRYFGFDKVLPMNTGAEAVETALKLCRKWSYEVKGIPENQAQVIVCEGNFHGRTTTIISFSNDESARKSFGPFTEGFIKIPYDDIEALEKALKSSANIAGFLVEPIQGEAGVYVPSEGYLAKAKALCEAHNVLFIADEVQTGIARTGKLLAVHHENVQPDILILGKAISGGVYPVSAVLANNAIMDVIKPGQHGSTFGGNPIAAAVAVAALEVVREENLSENAQKLGLILRKGLNEIAERNPLIELVRGKGLLNAIVINSSEDSDLAWDICLRFRDYGLLAKPTHGNKIRFAPPLVITEDQIHECLAIIEKALNDFR, translated from the coding sequence ATGGAACATACAGCACAATCACTTTCTTTAAAAGCGGAAGTTTTAATTGAAAAAGAGAATAAATACGGCGCACATAATTATCATCCGTTACCGGTTGTTCTGGAAAAAGGGGAGGGTGTTTTTGTATGGGATGTTGACGGAAAAAAATATTTTGATTTCTTATCTGCTTATTCTGCAGTAAATCAAGGCCACTGCCATCCAAAAATAGTTGGAGCAATGGTTGAACAGGCGCAAAAACTGACATTAACTTCGCGTGCCTTTTATAATGACCAATTGGGTGTTTATGAAGAGTATGTAACCAGATATTTTGGTTTTGATAAAGTGCTTCCAATGAACACTGGAGCCGAGGCTGTAGAAACTGCTTTGAAATTGTGCAGAAAATGGTCTTATGAAGTAAAAGGAATTCCTGAAAATCAGGCTCAGGTTATTGTATGCGAAGGAAATTTTCACGGAAGAACTACTACTATTATTTCTTTTTCAAATGATGAAAGCGCAAGAAAATCTTTCGGACCTTTTACCGAAGGTTTTATAAAAATACCGTATGATGACATTGAGGCTTTAGAAAAAGCATTGAAATCTTCAGCTAATATTGCTGGTTTTTTGGTAGAGCCTATTCAGGGCGAGGCTGGAGTTTATGTTCCAAGCGAAGGTTATTTGGCGAAAGCCAAAGCACTTTGCGAAGCGCATAATGTATTGTTTATTGCAGATGAAGTTCAGACAGGAATTGCCAGAACAGGTAAATTACTGGCAGTGCATCATGAAAATGTACAGCCAGATATTTTGATTTTAGGCAAAGCTATTTCTGGCGGTGTTTATCCAGTATCGGCGGTTTTGGCCAATAATGCGATAATGGATGTAATCAAGCCGGGACAGCATGGATCTACTTTTGGAGGAAATCCAATCGCAGCTGCCGTTGCCGTTGCTGCTCTTGAAGTGGTTCGTGAAGAAAATTTATCTGAAAACGCACAAAAATTAGGTTTGATTTTAAGAAAAGGATTGAATGAAATCGCGGAGCGTAATCCATTAATAGAATTGGTTCGAGGCAAAGGACTTCTTAATGCAATTGTGATTAACAGCAGTGAGGATTCTGATCTGGCTTGGGATATTTGTCTTCGTTTCAGAGATTATGGGTTATTGGCAAAACCAACTCACGGTAATAAAATACGTTTTGCACCGCCATTAGTAATTACAGAAGATCAAATTCACGAATGTCTTGCTATCATAGAGAAAGCACTGAACGATTTTAGATAA
- a CDS encoding SDR family NAD(P)-dependent oxidoreductase — protein MTKIALITGATSGIGKATAIKLAENGYDLIICGRRAEKLEELKSTLAENIKVHSLIFDVRDRKEVELQLNSLPNEWKNIDVLVNSAGNAHGLSTIDNGDIEDWDVMIDGNVKGLLYVSKAIIPQMVERKKGHIINLSSVAGKQTYANGAVYCASKKAVEAISEGMRLDLTQHGIKITNIAPGAVATEFSEVRFKGDTERAQKVYEGYDPLLAEDIADFIAYAVNAPDRVTIADVTIYAKAQSAPTMIYKK, from the coding sequence ATGACAAAAATAGCTTTAATAACAGGCGCAACTTCAGGAATAGGAAAAGCCACAGCAATCAAATTGGCCGAAAACGGATATGATTTAATCATCTGCGGACGCCGTGCTGAAAAACTCGAAGAATTAAAAAGTACATTGGCCGAAAACATAAAAGTTCATAGTTTAATCTTTGATGTCAGAGACAGAAAAGAAGTTGAACTACAGCTTAATTCACTGCCAAATGAATGGAAAAATATTGACGTTCTAGTAAACAGTGCTGGTAATGCTCATGGACTTTCTACTATCGACAATGGCGATATCGAAGACTGGGACGTAATGATTGACGGAAACGTAAAAGGATTATTGTATGTTTCCAAAGCCATAATTCCGCAGATGGTAGAAAGAAAAAAGGGCCATATTATCAATTTGAGTTCAGTTGCAGGAAAACAAACCTATGCGAACGGTGCCGTGTACTGCGCCTCAAAAAAAGCGGTTGAAGCCATCAGCGAAGGAATGCGTCTTGACTTAACCCAGCACGGGATTAAAATTACAAATATTGCACCAGGAGCCGTTGCAACTGAGTTTTCAGAAGTCCGATTCAAAGGTGACACAGAAAGAGCCCAAAAAGTATATGAAGGCTACGACCCGTTATTAGCCGAAGATATAGCCGATTTTATTGCTTATGCTGTCAATGCTCCAGATCGTGTAACAATTGCCGATGTAACAATATATGCTAAAGCACAATCGGCTCCTACTATGATCTATAAAAAATAA
- a CDS encoding M28 family metallopeptidase: MKKSIAGIFVLGLCFGVHGQSIDKVITSNEVSRIEKVLSADDMHGRRTFTPGIDKASAFIESEFKKAGLKPFMGVANFRQEFSMTESKAVSSKIIIDGKEIDNNQVVAFSYQSQVSLTEKSDITVVKISKGDNLGKKFNEYYKSSKSYLVLVDASFNNVLPNIQHIDRITSEPGTNTVLFVFGVNEAAAFSVELSNTISKKTLNNVVGILPGKSKPDEYVIFSGHYDHLGVGSPEEGVPHPANDSIYNGANDDAAGSTAVIMLANYFKKLNNNERTIIFSTFVAEELGGFGAKYFSKQLPAEKVIAMFNLEMIGTESKWGKNSAYITGFEKSDFGKILQKNLEKTTFKFYPDPYPEQQLFYRSDNATLAKLGVPAHTISTSKMDNEPFYHTADDEFETLDIANMTEIIKSIALSSSSIISGKDTPSRVDTTQLR; encoded by the coding sequence ATGAAAAAAAGTATTGCAGGTATATTTGTTTTAGGTCTGTGTTTTGGTGTTCATGGACAATCTATTGATAAGGTTATTACTTCCAATGAAGTTTCCCGTATTGAAAAAGTCTTATCTGCAGATGATATGCATGGAAGGAGAACTTTTACTCCCGGAATTGATAAAGCATCAGCCTTTATAGAATCAGAATTCAAAAAAGCAGGACTGAAACCTTTTATGGGAGTGGCTAATTTTAGACAGGAATTTTCTATGACTGAGTCTAAAGCTGTTTCTTCCAAGATAATTATCGACGGAAAAGAAATTGACAACAACCAAGTAGTTGCTTTCTCTTATCAGTCACAGGTTTCTTTGACCGAGAAAAGCGATATCACAGTTGTCAAAATCAGTAAAGGAGATAATCTAGGAAAGAAATTCAATGAATATTACAAGAGTTCCAAGAGTTATCTGGTATTAGTTGATGCTTCTTTTAATAATGTGCTGCCAAATATTCAGCATATTGACAGAATCACTTCTGAACCTGGAACCAATACAGTTTTGTTTGTTTTTGGAGTTAATGAAGCTGCTGCTTTTTCAGTTGAATTATCCAATACTATTTCCAAGAAAACATTGAATAATGTAGTTGGTATATTGCCAGGCAAAAGCAAGCCGGACGAATATGTTATTTTTTCCGGACATTATGATCATCTTGGAGTGGGCTCGCCGGAAGAAGGTGTTCCGCACCCTGCTAATGATTCTATTTATAATGGTGCCAATGATGATGCAGCGGGAAGTACAGCAGTGATTATGCTGGCTAATTATTTTAAAAAACTGAATAATAACGAACGTACTATCATTTTTAGCACATTTGTTGCCGAAGAATTAGGCGGTTTTGGGGCCAAATATTTTTCAAAACAGCTTCCTGCGGAAAAAGTAATTGCCATGTTCAATTTAGAAATGATTGGTACAGAATCTAAATGGGGAAAAAATTCAGCGTACATAACTGGATTCGAAAAATCAGATTTTGGAAAAATTCTGCAGAAAAATTTAGAAAAAACGACTTTTAAGTTTTATCCGGATCCATATCCTGAGCAGCAGTTGTTTTATCGTTCCGATAATGCTACTTTGGCGAAACTAGGAGTGCCTGCTCATACTATTTCGACTTCAAAAATGGATAATGAGCCCTTTTATCACACTGCCGATGATGAATTTGAGACATTGGACATCGCCAATATGACCGAAATTATTAAATCTATAGCTTTAAGTTCTTCGTCCATTATCAGCGGGAAAGACACGCCGTCAAGAGTTGATACTACTCAGTTAAGATAG
- a CDS encoding alpha/beta hydrolase family protein has protein sequence MNNNIYIQILICWLLTSCLTNKKSSAATTQNKTFEVVLDSIDLFDTSRDRKVPVMIYKPKSDPKIEKQKIIIFSHGYYQNKGNSNTKYSYLTNFIASKGYFVASIQHELPTDSLIPKTGIPQIVRMPFWKSGADNIMFVINELKKSNPNLDFKHITLIGHSNGADMTALFPQKYPNIVDKIIAMDNRRMALPRTNHPKVYSLRSSDLTADEGVLPTAEEQKKFGIKIIKLPNTIHNDMDDRANKEQRKEINDYTFTFLNE, from the coding sequence ATGAACAACAATATTTACATCCAAATTCTAATCTGTTGGCTTCTGACAAGCTGTCTTACTAATAAAAAATCTTCAGCAGCTACAACTCAAAACAAAACATTTGAAGTTGTATTGGATAGTATAGATTTGTTTGATACCTCCAGAGACAGGAAAGTTCCAGTAATGATTTACAAACCAAAATCAGACCCGAAAATTGAGAAACAAAAAATTATAATTTTTAGCCACGGTTACTATCAAAACAAAGGGAATTCGAATACAAAATATTCCTATTTAACAAATTTTATTGCCTCAAAGGGATATTTTGTTGCCAGTATTCAGCACGAGTTACCAACGGATAGTTTAATTCCTAAAACTGGAATTCCACAAATTGTTAGAATGCCATTTTGGAAAAGTGGAGCAGATAATATAATGTTTGTTATAAATGAATTGAAAAAGTCCAATCCAAATTTAGATTTTAAACATATTACACTAATTGGACACTCAAATGGAGCAGATATGACGGCTTTATTTCCTCAAAAATATCCAAATATAGTTGATAAAATTATCGCTATGGATAACCGAAGAATGGCTTTACCAAGAACAAATCATCCAAAAGTGTATTCCTTACGCTCAAGTGACCTAACAGCAGATGAAGGCGTTTTACCAACTGCAGAAGAACAGAAAAAATTTGGAATAAAAATCATTAAGCTCCCAAATACCATTCATAATGATATGGATGATCGTGCCAATAAAGAACAGAGAAAAGAAATTAATGATTACACTTTTACATTCCTGAATGAGTAA
- a CDS encoding lactonase family protein translates to MKKTTQFLILFFACMNLYSQNTYVFFGSFNRDKTTDAIYVYQLDTISGKLSKITAVKDIVSPSYLTLSPNGKFVFACTESKTPNGGKVSSFEFSPENKTLTFINSQSSGGENPVYMTVHKNGKWLINGNYTEGSVSVYPIADNGMINPIAQNFQYSEGSVDPERQKRSHVHSTVFSPSCDYLFLPDLGADKIRCYKFEEDKTEPLVTAENPFTQTALGSGPRHFTFHPNGKFAYCIEEIAGHISAYRYENGKLDSIQRIAAHPEDYKGNFESSDIHISPDGHFLYASNRGEKNNIAIYSIGNDGKLTLIGYQSTLGNHPRVFAIDETGKFLIVTNTISGNVFVFKRNAKTGLLKKVGRELKMKNVSCVKIRKY, encoded by the coding sequence TTGAAAAAAACAACACAATTTCTGATTCTATTTTTTGCCTGCATGAATCTGTATTCGCAAAATACCTATGTCTTTTTCGGTTCCTTTAACAGAGATAAAACTACCGATGCCATTTATGTATATCAGCTAGATACTATCAGCGGAAAATTATCAAAAATCACAGCAGTAAAAGATATTGTAAGCCCGTCTTATCTTACTTTGTCGCCAAATGGGAAGTTTGTTTTTGCCTGTACCGAAAGTAAAACTCCAAACGGAGGAAAAGTGAGCAGTTTTGAGTTTAGCCCCGAAAATAAAACACTGACTTTTATAAACAGCCAAAGCAGCGGCGGAGAAAACCCAGTTTACATGACAGTTCATAAAAATGGAAAATGGCTGATAAACGGTAATTACACTGAAGGAAGTGTTTCTGTTTATCCAATTGCTGATAACGGAATGATAAATCCAATTGCTCAAAACTTTCAATATTCTGAGGGAAGCGTCGACCCTGAAAGACAAAAGCGTTCGCACGTTCATTCCACCGTTTTTTCACCCAGCTGTGATTATCTCTTTTTACCTGATTTAGGTGCAGATAAAATCAGATGCTACAAATTTGAAGAAGATAAAACAGAACCTTTAGTAACTGCTGAAAATCCATTTACCCAAACCGCTTTAGGAAGCGGACCTAGACATTTTACCTTTCATCCAAATGGTAAATTTGCCTATTGTATCGAAGAAATAGCAGGTCACATAAGTGCTTACCGTTATGAAAACGGAAAATTGGACAGCATTCAAAGAATAGCAGCACATCCCGAAGATTACAAAGGCAATTTTGAAAGTTCTGATATTCATATTTCTCCGGACGGGCATTTTTTATACGCTTCCAACCGGGGCGAAAAAAATAATATCGCCATATATTCAATCGGAAATGATGGCAAACTCACATTGATCGGATACCAATCTACTTTGGGAAATCATCCCAGAGTATTTGCTATTGATGAAACCGGAAAATTTCTGATTGTAACGAATACTATAAGCGGAAATGTATTTGTCTTTAAACGAAATGCCAAAACTGGATTACTTAAAAAAGTAGGCAGAGAACTAAAAATGAAAAATGTTTCCTGTGTCAAAATCAGAAAATATTAG
- a CDS encoding Lrp/AsnC family transcriptional regulator: protein MDILDEFDINIIKELEKDGRMAFSAIATNLKISNTMVHQRINRLIEQGIISGIRPVLNEKKIGYDWGTFTGITLKKDQDSEKVIEALKLIPEITECYYITGTFTLYIRMIAKDHEHMRRLLYEKIDSIPGISKTESLIELGCAFKRNISL from the coding sequence ATGGACATTTTAGATGAATTTGACATCAATATCATAAAAGAATTGGAAAAAGACGGAAGAATGGCTTTTTCTGCAATAGCGACTAATCTCAAGATTTCAAATACTATGGTGCACCAGCGCATCAACCGATTAATAGAACAGGGAATCATATCTGGGATCAGACCCGTTTTAAACGAAAAAAAGATAGGATACGACTGGGGAACTTTTACCGGAATCACTTTGAAGAAAGATCAGGATTCTGAAAAAGTTATAGAAGCCCTAAAACTGATTCCAGAAATAACCGAATGTTATTACATCACGGGCACTTTTACGCTTTACATAAGAATGATAGCCAAAGATCATGAACACATGAGAAGGCTGCTTTATGAAAAAATCGACTCTATTCCCGGCATTTCAAAGACAGAATCCCTAATTGAATTAGGCTGTGCCTTTAAACGGAACATCAGTTTGTAA
- the cobA gene encoding uroporphyrinogen-III C-methyltransferase: protein MKTADKPKLTIVGAGPGDVELITLKAVKALESADVVLYDALVNEELLQYAPQAEIIFVGKRFGCHAYSQDQINDLIVSMAKSKGHVVRLKGGDPFVFGRGSEEIDFASQFGIDTAIVPGISSAMGVPASNGISLTQRKVAESFWVITGTTSEHKLSKDVALASQSSATVVILMGMNKLDEIVALYQNNRTDDLPIAIIQNGTKTTQKKVVGTISTITALVKENEIASPAIIVIGEVVKNTSKLTSYIEEEMVFDSFLEEEFILQNLDEMK, encoded by the coding sequence ATGAAAACGGCAGATAAACCAAAATTAACAATAGTAGGAGCAGGGCCTGGAGATGTAGAACTGATTACGCTAAAGGCAGTTAAAGCATTAGAAAGTGCCGATGTTGTTTTGTATGATGCATTGGTTAATGAAGAACTGCTGCAGTATGCTCCGCAGGCTGAAATTATATTTGTTGGAAAACGTTTTGGATGCCACGCTTATAGTCAGGACCAGATTAACGATTTAATTGTGTCGATGGCAAAAAGTAAAGGGCATGTTGTTCGTTTAAAAGGCGGTGATCCTTTTGTTTTTGGAAGAGGAAGCGAGGAAATTGATTTTGCCAGTCAATTTGGAATTGATACGGCAATTGTTCCCGGAATTTCATCAGCAATGGGAGTGCCTGCTTCCAATGGAATCAGCCTGACGCAAAGAAAAGTTGCTGAAAGTTTCTGGGTAATTACCGGAACAACTTCTGAACATAAATTGTCAAAAGATGTTGCTCTGGCTTCACAATCTTCGGCTACGGTTGTCATTTTGATGGGAATGAATAAATTGGACGAGATTGTCGCTTTATACCAAAACAACAGAACCGATGATCTGCCTATTGCAATTATACAAAACGGTACCAAAACAACTCAAAAGAAAGTAGTTGGAACTATCAGTACAATTACAGCATTAGTAAAAGAGAACGAAATCGCTTCTCCGGCGATTATCGTAATTGGTGAAGTGGTTAAAAATACTTCAAAATTAACTTCGTATATCGAAGAGGAAATGGTTTTTGATTCTTTTTTGGAAGAGGAATTTATATTGCAGAATCTTGATGAAATGAAATGA
- a CDS encoding L,D-transpeptidase, with the protein MDSVIIPTDLSGDIVFYLPFPLQVTSLREVDKIIFFSYPAQTFATYENGILICADPANMGKKKDPTPTGLFFTNWKAEETTSTFNDEWELKWNFNIENKKGIGFHQYELPDYPASHSCMRLQEKDAEFLYQWVLADDENIKYKGTPAVIFRSYNFDKTLTAAH; encoded by the coding sequence ATGGATTCTGTTATTATTCCAACCGATCTTAGTGGCGACATAGTATTTTATTTGCCTTTTCCCCTACAGGTAACTTCGTTGCGGGAAGTCGATAAAATTATTTTTTTCTCTTATCCTGCTCAAACTTTTGCCACTTACGAAAATGGAATTTTAATCTGCGCCGACCCAGCCAATATGGGCAAAAAAAAGGATCCAACGCCTACAGGATTATTCTTTACAAATTGGAAAGCAGAAGAAACCACCAGCACATTCAATGACGAATGGGAACTAAAATGGAATTTCAATATCGAAAACAAAAAAGGCATTGGATTTCATCAATACGAATTACCCGATTATCCAGCATCACATTCCTGCATGCGGTTACAGGAAAAAGATGCTGAATTTTTATACCAATGGGTTTTGGCCGATGATGAAAATATAAAATACAAGGGGACTCCGGCTGTTATTTTTAGGAGTTATAATTTTGATAAAACCTTGACTGCAGCTCATTAA
- a CDS encoding TlpA family protein disulfide reductase, producing MKKIICLLLILVFASFTTSKETITVSGKITNTEDGKIRIKGESFDKEIKLKPDGSFLENLSIEYDGLYMIGTAKNNFPIYLSKQSKLAINADDKNFNSTLKYTGKGSIENQYLAKKQLITTVTAPEELYKLDEKVFLNKLQKIKNSVTILYGNTKFTDTYFKEKEDRSIHYLEQKYLLTYKKYHYNYAKLKDFKVSETFPQIDETIDLDNNNDFLFSDEYKEIVMTKFYENIKGDDYSFFISARNAIPEIKALKSQSIKNRLIENSINDISIENPNYEKTYNEFLSIVTDLKLKEKLTQNYNATNVLKPGNPSPKFDYKNQKGGKTSLENLKGKYIYIDLWATWCAPCRQEIPFLQKVEEQYREKNIEFVSISIDAIEDQEKWSKFVIEQKLGGIQLLADKEWESQFLKDYGVNGVPTFILINPEGNIISAHAPRPSDTKLIDLFNSLKI from the coding sequence ATGAAAAAAATTATTTGTCTATTGCTAATTTTAGTTTTCGCATCTTTTACAACTTCAAAAGAAACAATAACAGTTTCAGGAAAAATAACAAATACCGAAGATGGAAAAATTAGAATTAAAGGAGAATCATTTGATAAAGAAATTAAACTAAAACCAGATGGCAGTTTTCTAGAAAATTTATCTATAGAATATGATGGGCTGTACATGATTGGAACAGCTAAAAACAATTTCCCTATCTATTTATCAAAACAATCAAAATTAGCAATAAATGCTGACGACAAAAACTTCAATTCTACATTAAAATACACAGGAAAAGGGAGTATCGAAAATCAATATCTTGCTAAAAAACAACTCATAACTACTGTAACCGCTCCCGAAGAGCTTTATAAACTAGACGAAAAAGTATTCTTAAATAAACTCCAAAAAATCAAAAATTCTGTAACTATTTTATATGGTAACACAAAGTTTACTGATACCTATTTCAAAGAAAAAGAAGATAGAAGTATTCATTATTTAGAACAGAAATATTTATTGACTTATAAAAAATATCATTATAACTATGCAAAATTAAAAGACTTTAAAGTTTCAGAAACATTCCCGCAAATTGATGAAACAATTGACTTGGATAATAATAATGATTTTTTATTTTCAGATGAATATAAAGAAATTGTTATGACTAAATTTTATGAAAACATTAAAGGGGATGATTATAGTTTTTTCATTTCGGCAAGAAATGCAATTCCAGAAATTAAAGCTCTTAAAAGTCAAAGTATAAAAAATCGTTTAATTGAAAACTCGATAAATGATATTAGTATTGAAAATCCAAATTACGAAAAAACATACAATGAATTTTTATCAATTGTAACTGATTTAAAACTAAAAGAAAAACTTACCCAAAATTATAATGCAACAAATGTATTAAAACCTGGAAATCCCTCTCCAAAATTTGATTATAAAAATCAAAAAGGGGGAAAAACTTCTTTGGAAAATCTAAAAGGTAAATACATTTACATAGATCTTTGGGCTACATGGTGCGCACCCTGCCGCCAGGAAATCCCATTCCTTCAGAAAGTGGAAGAACAATATAGAGAAAAAAACATTGAATTTGTAAGTATTTCAATAGATGCAATAGAGGATCAGGAAAAATGGAGCAAATTTGTTATAGAACAAAAATTAGGTGGAATTCAATTATTGGCAGATAAAGAATGGGAATCACAATTTTTGAAAGATTATGGAGTCAATGGAGTCCCAACATTTATTCTTATTAACCCTGAAGGTAATATCATCAGCGCCCATGCCCCTAGACCATCTGACACTAAACTTATTGATTTATTCAACAGTCTAAAAATATAA
- a CDS encoding M28 family peptidase has translation MKKVLTLFVFITAFHCFAQKKAVNNDDPTKFMNTITAEKLKTKLTIVASDEMEGRDTGSKGQKKAGKYLIEQYKKSKISYPKGAASYYQPIPASYLNAKYNQNLPDSENIWAYIEGSEKPDEVLVVSAHYDHVGVKNGDVYNGADDDGSGTVAILQIAEAFQKAKKEGHGPKRSILFLHVTGEEHGLHGSRFYSEHPLFPIANTIADINIDMIGRRDFDHPDTNNYVYVIGADRLSSDLHNITVAQNEKYTKLDLDFKFNDPKDPNHFYERSDHYNFAKFGIPAVFLFNGVHADYHQKTDEVEKIEFDALAKRAQLAFAIAWDLANRPDRIIVDKQAK, from the coding sequence ATGAAAAAAGTACTAACACTATTTGTATTTATAACAGCGTTTCATTGTTTCGCACAAAAGAAAGCGGTTAACAATGATGATCCGACGAAGTTTATGAATACCATAACCGCCGAAAAATTAAAAACAAAACTTACCATTGTTGCTTCCGATGAAATGGAAGGCCGCGATACTGGATCCAAAGGACAAAAAAAAGCTGGAAAATACCTTATCGAGCAATACAAAAAAAGTAAAATATCCTACCCAAAAGGAGCTGCGAGCTATTATCAGCCTATTCCTGCTTCCTACTTAAATGCCAAGTACAATCAAAACCTGCCTGATTCAGAGAATATTTGGGCATACATTGAAGGGTCTGAAAAACCAGACGAAGTTTTAGTCGTTTCTGCACATTACGACCACGTAGGGGTAAAAAACGGAGATGTTTATAACGGTGCTGATGATGATGGTTCCGGCACAGTAGCCATTCTGCAGATTGCCGAAGCTTTCCAAAAAGCGAAAAAAGAGGGACATGGTCCAAAACGTTCTATATTATTTCTGCATGTAACTGGTGAAGAACACGGTTTACACGGCTCACGTTTTTACTCTGAACACCCATTATTTCCAATAGCAAATACTATTGCAGATATTAATATCGATATGATTGGCCGCCGTGATTTTGATCATCCTGACACTAATAATTATGTATATGTGATTGGTGCAGACAGGTTATCCAGCGATTTACACAACATTACCGTTGCACAGAACGAAAAATACACCAAACTGGATTTGGATTTCAAATTCAATGACCCAAAAGATCCAAATCATTTCTATGAGCGTTCTGACCATTATAACTTTGCTAAATTTGGTATTCCTGCCGTATTTCTTTTTAATGGTGTACACGCCGATTACCACCAAAAGACTGATGAAGTAGAGAAAATTGAATTCGATGCTTTAGCAAAAAGAGCCCAGCTAGCATTTGCAATTGCCTGGGATTTAGCTAACAGGCCTGACAGAATTATAGTTGACAAACAAGCAAAATAA
- a CDS encoding dienelactone hydrolase family protein: MKNLKIIFFAMILITCQAFGQLKPVQYKDGDQVLNGFKINPTKKSNQNPGILILPAWKGIDKLSKDTAESLSKLGYYAFIADIYGEGNYPKDNAEAGKIAGFYKNDFLAYQKRISLALQQLIDAGANPDNIVIIGYCFGGTGAIEAARGHLNVKGIVSFHGGLGKDAARPTESIKAKVLVCHGADDPYESKEEITAFQQEMRDSKADWQMIYYANAVHSFTNPESGTDNSKGAAYNEVAAKRSFEHFKLFLNEVLKK, from the coding sequence ATGAAAAACTTAAAAATTATATTTTTCGCAATGATTTTAATTACATGCCAAGCTTTTGGTCAATTAAAACCAGTACAATACAAAGACGGGGATCAGGTCTTGAATGGTTTCAAAATCAATCCTACGAAGAAAAGCAATCAAAACCCCGGCATATTAATTTTACCTGCCTGGAAAGGAATTGACAAATTATCTAAAGATACTGCGGAAAGTCTTTCAAAATTGGGTTATTATGCTTTCATAGCAGATATATACGGAGAAGGAAACTATCCTAAAGACAATGCCGAAGCCGGAAAAATTGCAGGATTTTACAAAAATGATTTTTTGGCTTATCAAAAACGGATTTCACTAGCCTTGCAGCAGCTTATTGACGCTGGAGCAAATCCTGATAATATCGTAATTATTGGTTATTGTTTTGGAGGAACTGGTGCCATTGAAGCAGCCCGGGGGCACCTCAATGTTAAAGGAATTGTTTCCTTTCATGGCGGTTTAGGCAAAGATGCTGCAAGACCTACAGAATCGATAAAGGCGAAAGTATTAGTTTGTCATGGCGCAGATGATCCCTATGAATCAAAAGAAGAAATAACCGCTTTTCAGCAGGAAATGCGTGACTCAAAAGCCGACTGGCAAATGATTTATTATGCCAATGCTGTACATTCCTTTACCAATCCTGAGTCAGGAACAGATAATTCTAAAGGAGCTGCATACAATGAAGTGGCCGCCAAAAGATCTTTCGAACATTTCAAGCTGTTCCTGAACGAAGTATTAAAAAAATAA
- a CDS encoding MoaD/ThiS family protein yields the protein MIRIKYFGALAARTRRRGEKIDFSDLPLSRLLAELEKKYQLKQFPFSVAVNQKIIHKFSNQILKNNDTVALLPPFIGV from the coding sequence ATGATTAGGATAAAGTATTTTGGTGCTCTTGCTGCGCGGACAAGACGCCGTGGTGAAAAAATTGATTTTTCGGATTTACCGTTAAGCAGATTATTGGCTGAGCTGGAAAAAAAATACCAACTCAAGCAGTTTCCTTTCAGTGTAGCAGTTAATCAAAAAATAATTCATAAATTTTCGAATCAGATCTTAAAAAACAACGATACCGTTGCTCTCCTTCCTCCTTTTATAGGAGTGTAA